Proteins from a genomic interval of Gadus morhua chromosome 21, gadMor3.0, whole genome shotgun sequence:
- the znf513a gene encoding zinc finger protein 513a isoform X1 encodes MPRKKQQNPQPVKLVSEDGVALPVPGSLTLEADFLLGQHLEFDDADHDSNLLGLDKFSEVAAEIGFSVYAQSPTYSHLSMDSEAERSLGADDNRSREEGGGGGRRPGGGGGGALPQPVPAFPPYLSCRGCGQLRDEPLGPGIDLVGPYCLRCCKASRELKGSGGGGDYCSPFGGGGGGMDGMSSEDSREHLEEEEDDEDDEDGAGGSEAGDKAFLGEDGLARLHSCHLCGFSSRYANHVKRHMKTHNGEKPYNCPLCTYASAQLVNLQRHLRIHTGEKPYKCDRCSFACSSLGNLKRHQRMHFTSFPGGAMAPEPLQPAPHGGQNGLKRPGAERGPRAGQEEPGASSRELSRPSSNLNPGPQNSDYLSAFNSLKGTPPLPPPLLPSPNLPAPNLRPSPVHLEAPGRRMSSHTVKVGPPAGSGGGGGGGGGGGGSGGVTGGGGGGGRLPLFPYTCRLCGVVLEDEDGTTAQICAKCTLDMLTKDASSSSPGSPGERSDKVYTCAACPFLTHYPNHLARHMKTHSGEKPYRCPQCEYASAHFDNLKRHHRVHTGEKPYKCHLCDYACGNLANLKRHQRVHSGAKPFQCAVCSYSCNQSMNLKRHMLRHTGEKPYKCRECGYTTGHWDNYKRHQKKHGLATDGWVKVQPPGSSNQVVEEDDDDMEEGMGMGAGRAGVGGGASGGSLQAQRKEVGVDMQYR; translated from the exons ATgcccagaaaaaaacaacagaatcCACAGCCTGTCAAAT TGGTCTCTGAAGATGGTGTAGCCCTCCCTGTTCCAGGATCCCTTACTTTAGAAGCAGACTTCCTCCTAGGACAACACCTTGAATTCGATGACGCAGATCACGACAGCAATCTGCTAGGCCTTGACAAGTTCTCAG AAGTAGCGGCTGAGATCGGTTTCTCTGTGTATGCCCAGAGCCCCACTTACAGCCACCTCAGCATGGACAGCGAAGCAGAGCGCTCCCTCGGAGCCGACGACAACCGGAGCcgggaggagggcggaggaggaggccgacgaccagggggagggggaggaggagccctcCCCCAGCCCGTGCCCGCCTTCCCCCCTTACCTCTCCTGCCGGGGCTGCGGCCAGCTCCGTGACGAGCCCCTCGGCCCGGGCATCGATCTGGTGGGGCCCTACTGCCTGCGCTGCTGCAAGGCCTCCCGCGAGCTCaagggcagcggcggcggcggcgactaCTGCTCGCCgttcggcggcggcgggggcgggatgGACGGCATGAGCTCGGAGGACTCCCGCGagcacctggaggaggaggaagacgacgaggacgacgaggacggCGCCGGCGGGAGCGAGGCGGGCGACAAGGCCTTCCTGGGCGAGGACGGCCTGGCCCGGCTGCACTCGTGCCACCTGTGCGGCTTCTCGTCGCGCTACGCCAACCACGTCAAGAGGCACATGAAGACGCACaacggcgagaagccctacaactGCCCGCTGTGCACCTACGCCTCGGCCCAGCTGGTCAACCTGCAGCGGCACCTGCGCATCCACacgggcgagaagccctacaagtgcgACCGCTGCTCGTTCGCCTGCAGCTCCCTGGGCAACCTCAAGAGGCACCAGCGCATGCACTTCACCTCCTTCCCGGGGGGCGCCATGGCGCCGGAGCCCCTGCAGCCCGCGCCGCACGGGGGCCAGAACGGGCTGAAGAGGCCCGGGGCCGAACGGGGCCCCAGGGCCGGCCAGGAGGAGCCCGGCGCGTCGAGCAGAG AGCTCTCTAGGCCGTCCTCCAACCTGAACCCAGGTCCCCAGAACAGCGACTACCTTTCCGCCTTCAACAGCCTAAAGGGgacccccccgctgcccccgcccctcctccccagccccAACCTCCCGGCCCCCAACCTGCGGCCCTCCCCTGTGCACCTGGAGGCCCCGGGTCGGAGGATGAGCTCGCACACCGTCAAGGTGGGGCCGCCAGCggggagcggcggcggcggcggcggcggcggcggcggcggcggcagcggcggtgttactggcggaggcggcggcggcgggcgcctccccctcttcccctacACCTGCCGGCTGTGCGGCGTGGTCCTGGAGGACGAGGACGGCACCACGGCGCAGATCTGCGCCAAGTGCACGCTGGACATGCTCACCAAGGACGCCTCGTCGTCGTCGCCGGGCAGCCCCGGCGAGCGCAGCGACAAGGTGTACACGTGCGCCGCCTGTCCCTTCCTCACGCACTACCCCAACCACCTGGCGCGCCACATGAAGACGCACagcggcgagaagccctaccgCTGCCCGCAGTGCGAGTACGCCTCGGCGCACTTCGACAACCTGAAGCGGCACCACCGCGTGCACACGGGCGAGAAGCCGTACAAGTGCCACCTGTGCGACTACGCCTGCGGCAACCTGGCCAACCTGAAGCGGCACCAGCGCGTGCACTCGGGCGCCAAGCCCTTCCAGTGTGCCGTGTGCAGCTACAGCTGCAACCAGAGCATGAACCTCAAGCGGCACATGCTGCGGCACACGGGCGAGAAGCCGTACAAGTGCCGCGAGTGCGGCTACACCACGGGCCACTGGGACAACTACAAGAGGCACCAGAAGAAGCACGGCCTGGCCACCGACGGCTGGGTCAAGGTGCAGCCGCCCGGGAGCAGCAaccaggtggtggaggaggacgacgacgacatggaggaggggatgggcaTGGGGGCGGGGCGCGCTGgggttgggggcggggccagtggCGGCAGTCTACAGGCCCAGAGGAAGGAAGTCGGCGTTGATATGCAGTATAGATGA
- the znf513a gene encoding zinc finger protein 513a isoform X2, translating to MTRSTTRVNIAIETSMHIYFESLNRFDVNKNDLMILGDFQKRFQNKEGFTGRCPEKNNRIHSLSNSPTYSHLSMDSEAERSLGADDNRSREEGGGGGRRPGGGGGGALPQPVPAFPPYLSCRGCGQLRDEPLGPGIDLVGPYCLRCCKASRELKGSGGGGDYCSPFGGGGGGMDGMSSEDSREHLEEEEDDEDDEDGAGGSEAGDKAFLGEDGLARLHSCHLCGFSSRYANHVKRHMKTHNGEKPYNCPLCTYASAQLVNLQRHLRIHTGEKPYKCDRCSFACSSLGNLKRHQRMHFTSFPGGAMAPEPLQPAPHGGQNGLKRPGAERGPRAGQEEPGASSRELSRPSSNLNPGPQNSDYLSAFNSLKGTPPLPPPLLPSPNLPAPNLRPSPVHLEAPGRRMSSHTVKVGPPAGSGGGGGGGGGGGGSGGVTGGGGGGGRLPLFPYTCRLCGVVLEDEDGTTAQICAKCTLDMLTKDASSSSPGSPGERSDKVYTCAACPFLTHYPNHLARHMKTHSGEKPYRCPQCEYASAHFDNLKRHHRVHTGEKPYKCHLCDYACGNLANLKRHQRVHSGAKPFQCAVCSYSCNQSMNLKRHMLRHTGEKPYKCRECGYTTGHWDNYKRHQKKHGLATDGWVKVQPPGSSNQVVEEDDDDMEEGMGMGAGRAGVGGGASGGSLQAQRKEVGVDMQYR from the exons AGTCACTAAATAGGTTTGACGTAAATAAGAATGACCTGATGATCCTGGGAGATTTCCAGAAGAGGTTTCAAAACAAAGAGGGGTTTACCGGAAGATgcccagaaaaaaacaacagaatcCACAGCCTGTCAAAT AGCCCCACTTACAGCCACCTCAGCATGGACAGCGAAGCAGAGCGCTCCCTCGGAGCCGACGACAACCGGAGCcgggaggagggcggaggaggaggccgacgaccagggggagggggaggaggagccctcCCCCAGCCCGTGCCCGCCTTCCCCCCTTACCTCTCCTGCCGGGGCTGCGGCCAGCTCCGTGACGAGCCCCTCGGCCCGGGCATCGATCTGGTGGGGCCCTACTGCCTGCGCTGCTGCAAGGCCTCCCGCGAGCTCaagggcagcggcggcggcggcgactaCTGCTCGCCgttcggcggcggcgggggcgggatgGACGGCATGAGCTCGGAGGACTCCCGCGagcacctggaggaggaggaagacgacgaggacgacgaggacggCGCCGGCGGGAGCGAGGCGGGCGACAAGGCCTTCCTGGGCGAGGACGGCCTGGCCCGGCTGCACTCGTGCCACCTGTGCGGCTTCTCGTCGCGCTACGCCAACCACGTCAAGAGGCACATGAAGACGCACaacggcgagaagccctacaactGCCCGCTGTGCACCTACGCCTCGGCCCAGCTGGTCAACCTGCAGCGGCACCTGCGCATCCACacgggcgagaagccctacaagtgcgACCGCTGCTCGTTCGCCTGCAGCTCCCTGGGCAACCTCAAGAGGCACCAGCGCATGCACTTCACCTCCTTCCCGGGGGGCGCCATGGCGCCGGAGCCCCTGCAGCCCGCGCCGCACGGGGGCCAGAACGGGCTGAAGAGGCCCGGGGCCGAACGGGGCCCCAGGGCCGGCCAGGAGGAGCCCGGCGCGTCGAGCAGAG AGCTCTCTAGGCCGTCCTCCAACCTGAACCCAGGTCCCCAGAACAGCGACTACCTTTCCGCCTTCAACAGCCTAAAGGGgacccccccgctgcccccgcccctcctccccagccccAACCTCCCGGCCCCCAACCTGCGGCCCTCCCCTGTGCACCTGGAGGCCCCGGGTCGGAGGATGAGCTCGCACACCGTCAAGGTGGGGCCGCCAGCggggagcggcggcggcggcggcggcggcggcggcggcggcggcagcggcggtgttactggcggaggcggcggcggcgggcgcctccccctcttcccctacACCTGCCGGCTGTGCGGCGTGGTCCTGGAGGACGAGGACGGCACCACGGCGCAGATCTGCGCCAAGTGCACGCTGGACATGCTCACCAAGGACGCCTCGTCGTCGTCGCCGGGCAGCCCCGGCGAGCGCAGCGACAAGGTGTACACGTGCGCCGCCTGTCCCTTCCTCACGCACTACCCCAACCACCTGGCGCGCCACATGAAGACGCACagcggcgagaagccctaccgCTGCCCGCAGTGCGAGTACGCCTCGGCGCACTTCGACAACCTGAAGCGGCACCACCGCGTGCACACGGGCGAGAAGCCGTACAAGTGCCACCTGTGCGACTACGCCTGCGGCAACCTGGCCAACCTGAAGCGGCACCAGCGCGTGCACTCGGGCGCCAAGCCCTTCCAGTGTGCCGTGTGCAGCTACAGCTGCAACCAGAGCATGAACCTCAAGCGGCACATGCTGCGGCACACGGGCGAGAAGCCGTACAAGTGCCGCGAGTGCGGCTACACCACGGGCCACTGGGACAACTACAAGAGGCACCAGAAGAAGCACGGCCTGGCCACCGACGGCTGGGTCAAGGTGCAGCCGCCCGGGAGCAGCAaccaggtggtggaggaggacgacgacgacatggaggaggggatgggcaTGGGGGCGGGGCGCGCTGgggttgggggcggggccagtggCGGCAGTCTACAGGCCCAGAGGAAGGAAGTCGGCGTTGATATGCAGTATAGATGA
- the znf513a gene encoding zinc finger protein 513a isoform X3, with product MILGDFQKRFQNKEGFTGRCPEKNNRIHSLSNSPTYSHLSMDSEAERSLGADDNRSREEGGGGGRRPGGGGGGALPQPVPAFPPYLSCRGCGQLRDEPLGPGIDLVGPYCLRCCKASRELKGSGGGGDYCSPFGGGGGGMDGMSSEDSREHLEEEEDDEDDEDGAGGSEAGDKAFLGEDGLARLHSCHLCGFSSRYANHVKRHMKTHNGEKPYNCPLCTYASAQLVNLQRHLRIHTGEKPYKCDRCSFACSSLGNLKRHQRMHFTSFPGGAMAPEPLQPAPHGGQNGLKRPGAERGPRAGQEEPGASSRELSRPSSNLNPGPQNSDYLSAFNSLKGTPPLPPPLLPSPNLPAPNLRPSPVHLEAPGRRMSSHTVKVGPPAGSGGGGGGGGGGGGSGGVTGGGGGGGRLPLFPYTCRLCGVVLEDEDGTTAQICAKCTLDMLTKDASSSSPGSPGERSDKVYTCAACPFLTHYPNHLARHMKTHSGEKPYRCPQCEYASAHFDNLKRHHRVHTGEKPYKCHLCDYACGNLANLKRHQRVHSGAKPFQCAVCSYSCNQSMNLKRHMLRHTGEKPYKCRECGYTTGHWDNYKRHQKKHGLATDGWVKVQPPGSSNQVVEEDDDDMEEGMGMGAGRAGVGGGASGGSLQAQRKEVGVDMQYR from the exons ATGATCCTGGGAGATTTCCAGAAGAGGTTTCAAAACAAAGAGGGGTTTACCGGAAGATgcccagaaaaaaacaacagaatcCACAGCCTGTCAAAT AGCCCCACTTACAGCCACCTCAGCATGGACAGCGAAGCAGAGCGCTCCCTCGGAGCCGACGACAACCGGAGCcgggaggagggcggaggaggaggccgacgaccagggggagggggaggaggagccctcCCCCAGCCCGTGCCCGCCTTCCCCCCTTACCTCTCCTGCCGGGGCTGCGGCCAGCTCCGTGACGAGCCCCTCGGCCCGGGCATCGATCTGGTGGGGCCCTACTGCCTGCGCTGCTGCAAGGCCTCCCGCGAGCTCaagggcagcggcggcggcggcgactaCTGCTCGCCgttcggcggcggcgggggcgggatgGACGGCATGAGCTCGGAGGACTCCCGCGagcacctggaggaggaggaagacgacgaggacgacgaggacggCGCCGGCGGGAGCGAGGCGGGCGACAAGGCCTTCCTGGGCGAGGACGGCCTGGCCCGGCTGCACTCGTGCCACCTGTGCGGCTTCTCGTCGCGCTACGCCAACCACGTCAAGAGGCACATGAAGACGCACaacggcgagaagccctacaactGCCCGCTGTGCACCTACGCCTCGGCCCAGCTGGTCAACCTGCAGCGGCACCTGCGCATCCACacgggcgagaagccctacaagtgcgACCGCTGCTCGTTCGCCTGCAGCTCCCTGGGCAACCTCAAGAGGCACCAGCGCATGCACTTCACCTCCTTCCCGGGGGGCGCCATGGCGCCGGAGCCCCTGCAGCCCGCGCCGCACGGGGGCCAGAACGGGCTGAAGAGGCCCGGGGCCGAACGGGGCCCCAGGGCCGGCCAGGAGGAGCCCGGCGCGTCGAGCAGAG AGCTCTCTAGGCCGTCCTCCAACCTGAACCCAGGTCCCCAGAACAGCGACTACCTTTCCGCCTTCAACAGCCTAAAGGGgacccccccgctgcccccgcccctcctccccagccccAACCTCCCGGCCCCCAACCTGCGGCCCTCCCCTGTGCACCTGGAGGCCCCGGGTCGGAGGATGAGCTCGCACACCGTCAAGGTGGGGCCGCCAGCggggagcggcggcggcggcggcggcggcggcggcggcggcggcagcggcggtgttactggcggaggcggcggcggcgggcgcctccccctcttcccctacACCTGCCGGCTGTGCGGCGTGGTCCTGGAGGACGAGGACGGCACCACGGCGCAGATCTGCGCCAAGTGCACGCTGGACATGCTCACCAAGGACGCCTCGTCGTCGTCGCCGGGCAGCCCCGGCGAGCGCAGCGACAAGGTGTACACGTGCGCCGCCTGTCCCTTCCTCACGCACTACCCCAACCACCTGGCGCGCCACATGAAGACGCACagcggcgagaagccctaccgCTGCCCGCAGTGCGAGTACGCCTCGGCGCACTTCGACAACCTGAAGCGGCACCACCGCGTGCACACGGGCGAGAAGCCGTACAAGTGCCACCTGTGCGACTACGCCTGCGGCAACCTGGCCAACCTGAAGCGGCACCAGCGCGTGCACTCGGGCGCCAAGCCCTTCCAGTGTGCCGTGTGCAGCTACAGCTGCAACCAGAGCATGAACCTCAAGCGGCACATGCTGCGGCACACGGGCGAGAAGCCGTACAAGTGCCGCGAGTGCGGCTACACCACGGGCCACTGGGACAACTACAAGAGGCACCAGAAGAAGCACGGCCTGGCCACCGACGGCTGGGTCAAGGTGCAGCCGCCCGGGAGCAGCAaccaggtggtggaggaggacgacgacgacatggaggaggggatgggcaTGGGGGCGGGGCGCGCTGgggttgggggcggggccagtggCGGCAGTCTACAGGCCCAGAGGAAGGAAGTCGGCGTTGATATGCAGTATAGATGA
- the znf513a gene encoding zinc finger protein 513a isoform X4 yields MDSEAERSLGADDNRSREEGGGGGRRPGGGGGGALPQPVPAFPPYLSCRGCGQLRDEPLGPGIDLVGPYCLRCCKASRELKGSGGGGDYCSPFGGGGGGMDGMSSEDSREHLEEEEDDEDDEDGAGGSEAGDKAFLGEDGLARLHSCHLCGFSSRYANHVKRHMKTHNGEKPYNCPLCTYASAQLVNLQRHLRIHTGEKPYKCDRCSFACSSLGNLKRHQRMHFTSFPGGAMAPEPLQPAPHGGQNGLKRPGAERGPRAGQEEPGASSRELSRPSSNLNPGPQNSDYLSAFNSLKGTPPLPPPLLPSPNLPAPNLRPSPVHLEAPGRRMSSHTVKVGPPAGSGGGGGGGGGGGGSGGVTGGGGGGGRLPLFPYTCRLCGVVLEDEDGTTAQICAKCTLDMLTKDASSSSPGSPGERSDKVYTCAACPFLTHYPNHLARHMKTHSGEKPYRCPQCEYASAHFDNLKRHHRVHTGEKPYKCHLCDYACGNLANLKRHQRVHSGAKPFQCAVCSYSCNQSMNLKRHMLRHTGEKPYKCRECGYTTGHWDNYKRHQKKHGLATDGWVKVQPPGSSNQVVEEDDDDMEEGMGMGAGRAGVGGGASGGSLQAQRKEVGVDMQYR; encoded by the exons ATGGACAGCGAAGCAGAGCGCTCCCTCGGAGCCGACGACAACCGGAGCcgggaggagggcggaggaggaggccgacgaccagggggagggggaggaggagccctcCCCCAGCCCGTGCCCGCCTTCCCCCCTTACCTCTCCTGCCGGGGCTGCGGCCAGCTCCGTGACGAGCCCCTCGGCCCGGGCATCGATCTGGTGGGGCCCTACTGCCTGCGCTGCTGCAAGGCCTCCCGCGAGCTCaagggcagcggcggcggcggcgactaCTGCTCGCCgttcggcggcggcgggggcgggatgGACGGCATGAGCTCGGAGGACTCCCGCGagcacctggaggaggaggaagacgacgaggacgacgaggacggCGCCGGCGGGAGCGAGGCGGGCGACAAGGCCTTCCTGGGCGAGGACGGCCTGGCCCGGCTGCACTCGTGCCACCTGTGCGGCTTCTCGTCGCGCTACGCCAACCACGTCAAGAGGCACATGAAGACGCACaacggcgagaagccctacaactGCCCGCTGTGCACCTACGCCTCGGCCCAGCTGGTCAACCTGCAGCGGCACCTGCGCATCCACacgggcgagaagccctacaagtgcgACCGCTGCTCGTTCGCCTGCAGCTCCCTGGGCAACCTCAAGAGGCACCAGCGCATGCACTTCACCTCCTTCCCGGGGGGCGCCATGGCGCCGGAGCCCCTGCAGCCCGCGCCGCACGGGGGCCAGAACGGGCTGAAGAGGCCCGGGGCCGAACGGGGCCCCAGGGCCGGCCAGGAGGAGCCCGGCGCGTCGAGCAGAG AGCTCTCTAGGCCGTCCTCCAACCTGAACCCAGGTCCCCAGAACAGCGACTACCTTTCCGCCTTCAACAGCCTAAAGGGgacccccccgctgcccccgcccctcctccccagccccAACCTCCCGGCCCCCAACCTGCGGCCCTCCCCTGTGCACCTGGAGGCCCCGGGTCGGAGGATGAGCTCGCACACCGTCAAGGTGGGGCCGCCAGCggggagcggcggcggcggcggcggcggcggcggcggcggcggcagcggcggtgttactggcggaggcggcggcggcgggcgcctccccctcttcccctacACCTGCCGGCTGTGCGGCGTGGTCCTGGAGGACGAGGACGGCACCACGGCGCAGATCTGCGCCAAGTGCACGCTGGACATGCTCACCAAGGACGCCTCGTCGTCGTCGCCGGGCAGCCCCGGCGAGCGCAGCGACAAGGTGTACACGTGCGCCGCCTGTCCCTTCCTCACGCACTACCCCAACCACCTGGCGCGCCACATGAAGACGCACagcggcgagaagccctaccgCTGCCCGCAGTGCGAGTACGCCTCGGCGCACTTCGACAACCTGAAGCGGCACCACCGCGTGCACACGGGCGAGAAGCCGTACAAGTGCCACCTGTGCGACTACGCCTGCGGCAACCTGGCCAACCTGAAGCGGCACCAGCGCGTGCACTCGGGCGCCAAGCCCTTCCAGTGTGCCGTGTGCAGCTACAGCTGCAACCAGAGCATGAACCTCAAGCGGCACATGCTGCGGCACACGGGCGAGAAGCCGTACAAGTGCCGCGAGTGCGGCTACACCACGGGCCACTGGGACAACTACAAGAGGCACCAGAAGAAGCACGGCCTGGCCACCGACGGCTGGGTCAAGGTGCAGCCGCCCGGGAGCAGCAaccaggtggtggaggaggacgacgacgacatggaggaggggatgggcaTGGGGGCGGGGCGCGCTGgggttgggggcggggccagtggCGGCAGTCTACAGGCCCAGAGGAAGGAAGTCGGCGTTGATATGCAGTATAGATGA